A single Chloroflexota bacterium DNA region contains:
- a CDS encoding GYD domain-containing protein, with translation MPTFMSQFSYDIETWKQLANSPEDRRDAIEPLLESLGGRLIGVWYAFGDYDGVVIFEAPDGMTAAAAVIAAISPGHVKTVKTTPLLTVDEMQAALGKTKFAAESTSYDRPGGSG, from the coding sequence ATGCCTACGTTCATGTCACAGTTTTCCTATGACATAGAGACCTGGAAGCAACTGGCCAATAGTCCGGAGGACCGGAGGGACGCCATCGAGCCGCTGCTGGAGAGCCTCGGCGGCCGTCTGATCGGCGTGTGGTATGCCTTTGGCGACTACGATGGGGTCGTGATCTTCGAGGCCCCGGACGGCATGACCGCCGCGGCCGCAGTGATTGCCGCCATTTCGCCGGGTCACGTCAAGACAGTTAAGACGACGCCGCTGCTTACCGTGGATGAAATGCAAGCTGCGCTCGGCAAGACGAAGTTCGCGGCCGAAAGCACATCGTACGACCGGCCCGGCGGGTCGGGCTAG
- a CDS encoding DegT/DnrJ/EryC1/StrS family aminotransferase gives MSKKVFDAEDIAAVTRVLESGVLSAGSEAAALEEEFAAALGANHAISCNSAMGGLHAALWAVGVGAGDEMVCDPLVLFGGLAVLYTGAMPVYADVDESTHNMDPTSLAERITPRTKAIIVTHHWGEPADMSGILAVAEAHRLPVIEDCAHVLFGEFQGRNAGTLGSVGVFSFQSSKHLSTGDGGIAVTNDAYLAEQVRAIITFGAAPTRLAHNFRMTEMTAAVARVQLRRARDYVAEDRASAQLYAEAAEGCPWLKPQAASPDSVHAYHLWVAAFAPHSGGPSLEAFREACAAEEAAFSFGYVGVPAYLHPVFSLGGAYGVSRDPQSQPLPYRRGWCPVAESLMPRLMITGISAREQDFHRRNADALQRAVRRLS, from the coding sequence ATGAGCAAGAAAGTTTTCGACGCGGAGGACATCGCGGCGGTGACGCGGGTGCTGGAATCCGGGGTGCTCAGCGCCGGGTCGGAGGCGGCGGCGCTGGAAGAGGAGTTTGCGGCGGCGCTGGGGGCGAACCATGCGATTTCCTGCAATTCCGCCATGGGCGGGCTGCATGCGGCGCTCTGGGCGGTGGGTGTCGGCGCCGGTGATGAGATGGTGTGCGATCCGCTGGTGCTCTTCGGCGGTCTGGCGGTGCTCTATACGGGGGCCATGCCCGTGTACGCGGACGTTGACGAGTCCACCCACAACATGGACCCCACCTCGCTGGCAGAGCGCATCACGCCGCGCACCAAGGCTATCATCGTTACCCACCACTGGGGCGAACCCGCGGACATGTCAGGCATTCTGGCGGTCGCGGAGGCGCACAGGCTACCTGTGATCGAAGACTGCGCCCACGTGCTGTTCGGCGAGTTTCAGGGGCGCAATGCGGGGACGCTCGGCTCTGTGGGCGTCTTCAGCTTCCAGTCGTCGAAGCACCTGAGCACCGGCGACGGCGGTATTGCGGTCACGAATGATGCGTATCTTGCCGAGCAAGTACGCGCCATTATTACGTTTGGCGCGGCGCCGACGCGGCTGGCGCACAATTTCCGCATGACCGAAATGACCGCCGCCGTGGCACGGGTGCAGTTGCGCCGCGCGCGTGACTACGTGGCGGAAGACCGCGCCAGCGCCCAGCTCTATGCGGAGGCAGCGGAAGGCTGCCCGTGGCTTAAGCCCCAAGCAGCCAGCCCAGATAGCGTCCATGCCTACCATCTTTGGGTGGCGGCGTTTGCGCCGCATTCGGGCGGACCCTCACTGGAGGCATTTAGGGAGGCATGTGCTGCGGAAGAAGCCGCGTTCAGCTTCGGCTACGTCGGCGTGCCGGCGTACCTGCATCCCGTTTTCAGTTTGGGCGGCGCGTACGGCGTAAGCCGCGACCCGCAGTCGCAGCCGCTGCCGTACCGGCGGGGTTGGTGTCCGGTGGCGGAGTCCCTGATGCCGCGTCTTATGATTACGGGCATCAGCGCCCGCGAACAAGACTTCCACCGCCGCAATGCTGATGCGCTGCAGAGGGCGGTGCGGCGGCTGTCCTAG
- a CDS encoding N-6 DNA methylase produces MTPYEFIDKWRASTLTERSASQQHFLDLCELLGEPKPADVDPTGETYCFERGARKDSGKDGWADVWKRHHFAWEYKGKHKNLDAAFDQLRQYSLALENPPLLIVCDMLRFRIRTNWTNSVSRTYEFGLDDLADAATRDKLKWVFSDPERLRPGETRQALTEKAAQSFAAVAQALRERGHDPRAVAHFVNRLVFCMFADDVGLLPGQMFTRMLEQARLTPGDFADLAGDLFRVMASGGRVGFETVEWFNGGLFDDDTALPLEKSDIDTVLAAARLDWSEVDPSILGTLFERGLDPSKRAQLGAHYTDRDKIMLIVEPVVNRPWLDEWSVEKAKITTELERGDAAKSPSTRTNRRNAAERRYRTFLDRLRAFTVLDPACGSGNFLYLALQALKDLEHRVQVEAEAFGFQRAFPGIGPANVKGIEINPYAAELARVSVWIGEIQWMRRNGFSEARDPILKPLDTIECRDAILTPDNTEPDWPKADVVIGNPPFLGNRRMRRELGDAVADALPAVYADWVGGRPDLVCYWFAKAGRLVAEGRLKRVGLVATNSIRGGTNRLVLDRILEQGAIFEAWSDEPWVVDGAAVRVSLICFASSDDGLAVRLNGEDTPRINADLTGGSLDLTQAAPLGTNSGAAFQGDIKRGPFDIPGDLAREWLRLPANPNSRTNADVLKPWVNGMDLTRRPAGKWIIDFGDEMGEAEVALYEAPFTYALEHVRPIRQRNREKLSREFWFRHWNPRPAMWAALDGLSRYIATPTVAKHRLFVWCESRICPDHQLIVIARDDDTTFGILHSRFHEVWSLRLCTWLGKGNDPRYTPSTTFATFPFPPGLTPDVPAAEYASDPRALAIADAARCLVSRRDRWLNPPEWVEWVDEPVPGYPKRPVPRDEAAAQELKQRTLTNLYNARPQWLADAHAALDAAVAAAYGWPADISDEDFLTELLALNSGAGRDD; encoded by the coding sequence ATGACACCGTACGAGTTCATCGATAAGTGGCGAGCCTCCACGCTGACGGAGCGCTCAGCGTCGCAGCAACATTTCCTCGACCTCTGCGAGTTGCTGGGCGAACCCAAACCCGCTGACGTCGACCCGACCGGCGAGACGTACTGCTTCGAGCGGGGAGCTCGCAAGGACTCCGGCAAGGACGGCTGGGCCGATGTCTGGAAGCGCCATCACTTCGCCTGGGAGTACAAGGGCAAACATAAGAACCTCGACGCGGCATTCGACCAGCTCCGTCAGTACTCGCTGGCGCTGGAAAACCCCCCGCTGCTGATCGTCTGCGATATGCTGCGGTTCCGCATCCGCACCAACTGGACGAACAGCGTCAGCAGAACTTACGAGTTCGGCCTGGACGACCTGGCTGACGCCGCGACACGCGACAAGCTCAAGTGGGTGTTCTCGGACCCGGAGCGGCTGCGGCCGGGGGAGACGCGGCAAGCGCTCACCGAAAAGGCGGCGCAGTCCTTCGCGGCGGTCGCGCAGGCGCTACGGGAGCGCGGACACGACCCGCGCGCAGTTGCGCACTTCGTAAACCGCCTCGTCTTCTGTATGTTCGCTGACGACGTGGGCCTGCTGCCTGGCCAGATGTTCACGCGGATGCTGGAACAGGCGCGACTCACCCCGGGGGACTTTGCCGACCTTGCCGGCGATCTCTTCCGGGTGATGGCCTCCGGCGGACGCGTCGGCTTCGAGACGGTTGAATGGTTCAACGGGGGGCTGTTCGACGACGACACGGCGTTGCCTCTGGAAAAGTCCGACATTGACACCGTGCTGGCGGCGGCGCGCCTTGATTGGTCCGAGGTCGACCCGTCGATCCTCGGCACGCTCTTTGAGCGCGGGCTGGACCCCAGCAAGCGCGCCCAGCTTGGCGCGCACTACACCGACCGCGACAAGATCATGCTGATCGTCGAGCCGGTGGTGAACCGCCCGTGGCTTGACGAATGGTCCGTGGAGAAGGCCAAGATCACAACTGAGTTGGAACGTGGGGATGCCGCCAAGTCTCCCTCCACTCGCACGAACCGCCGGAACGCAGCCGAACGGCGGTACCGGACGTTCCTCGACCGGCTGCGGGCGTTCACGGTGCTCGACCCGGCATGCGGCTCCGGCAACTTCCTCTATCTGGCCTTGCAGGCGCTCAAGGACCTGGAGCACCGGGTGCAAGTCGAAGCGGAGGCGTTCGGCTTCCAGCGGGCGTTCCCTGGGATCGGCCCGGCCAACGTCAAGGGCATCGAGATCAACCCATACGCGGCGGAGTTGGCGCGTGTATCGGTTTGGATCGGCGAGATTCAGTGGATGCGGCGCAACGGCTTTTCGGAAGCGCGCGATCCGATTCTGAAGCCGCTCGACACCATCGAGTGCCGTGACGCGATCCTGACACCGGACAACACCGAACCGGATTGGCCGAAAGCGGACGTGGTAATCGGCAATCCGCCGTTCCTGGGAAATCGGCGAATGCGCCGGGAGCTAGGGGACGCCGTAGCCGACGCGCTGCCCGCGGTGTACGCCGATTGGGTAGGCGGTAGACCGGATCTGGTGTGCTACTGGTTCGCCAAAGCCGGACGGCTCGTCGCTGAGGGTCGGCTGAAACGCGTCGGCCTCGTGGCTACAAATTCCATCCGCGGCGGCACAAACCGGCTTGTACTGGACCGCATTCTCGAACAGGGTGCCATCTTTGAAGCGTGGTCGGACGAGCCGTGGGTCGTGGATGGCGCCGCTGTCAGGGTCTCGCTGATATGTTTCGCTAGCAGCGACGATGGTTTGGCTGTCCGCCTCAATGGGGAAGACACGCCCCGAATCAACGCTGACTTGACGGGCGGCTCGCTCGATTTGACGCAGGCCGCCCCATTGGGAACGAACTCAGGCGCGGCTTTCCAGGGCGATATCAAGCGTGGGCCGTTTGATATCCCCGGTGACCTGGCGCGTGAGTGGCTCCGTCTGCCGGCGAACCCGAACAGCCGAACGAACGCTGACGTTCTGAAGCCGTGGGTAAACGGGATGGACCTGACCCGCCGGCCGGCAGGCAAGTGGATCATCGACTTTGGCGACGAAATGGGCGAGGCCGAAGTCGCGCTTTACGAAGCGCCTTTCACCTACGCTCTCGAGCATGTCAGACCGATTCGGCAACGAAATCGTGAGAAGTTGAGCCGTGAGTTCTGGTTCCGGCATTGGAACCCTCGGCCTGCAATGTGGGCAGCGCTCGACGGCCTGTCGCGATATATTGCGACTCCGACCGTCGCCAAGCACAGGCTATTCGTATGGTGTGAATCGCGCATCTGTCCCGATCATCAGTTGATCGTCATCGCCCGCGACGACGACACGACGTTTGGGATCCTGCATAGCCGGTTTCATGAGGTCTGGTCGCTCCGGCTCTGCACGTGGCTTGGCAAGGGCAACGACCCTCGCTACACGCCGAGTACCACCTTCGCGACGTTCCCGTTCCCGCCCGGCCTGACGCCGGACGTGCCCGCGGCTGAGTACGCCTCCGACCCGCGTGCGCTCGCCATTGCGGACGCCGCCCGGTGCCTCGTGAGTCGGCGCGACCGTTGGCTTAACCCGCCGGAGTGGGTCGAGTGGGTCGACGAGCCGGTCCCCGGCTATCCAAAGCGGCCCGTTCCTCGCGACGAGGCGGCAGCGCAGGAACTCAAGCAGCGCACGCTCACGAACCTCTACAACGCCCGCCCGCAATGGCTCGCCGACGCACACGCAGCCCTTGACGCCGCCGTGGCTGCCGCATACGGTTGGCCGGCGGACATTTCGGATGAAGACTTTCTCACCGAGTTGCTGGCGCTCAACAGCGGCGCGGGTAGGGACGATTAG